The stretch of DNA GGAACGGACGCGAGACGTTATCATCCATGCTTACCCTGATCCTCCGAAGTCCAATGCCGATCCGCTCTTCCACCCTCCGCGCGTTCCGTAGCGCGCCGGCCATGCTCGCCGCGATGCTGCTGTGCGCGCTGGTGCCGGACGCGGCGCGGGCGCAGGACCACGCGCATCATCAAGGTCAGGCCGCGCAGGCGCGCGGCCATCACCCGGCCCCGCGTGAGGGCATCTCGGGGCAGGGCGTGCTCTCGGCGGAGGTCGTGCCCAGCAGCGCGCGCGACGCGTACACGATCGCGGCGCGGATACCGTCCATCCTCGATGCGCTGTACTGCCACTGCGACTGTCACGATCGCGACGAACTGCGTTCGCTGCTGGAGTGCTTTGAGAACCGGATGGCCACCACCTGCGGCATCTGCCAGAACGAGGCGCGCATGGCCGGCGAGATGCACGCCGACGGCAAGTCGCTAGAGGAAATCCGCAAAGCCATCGACGACCGCTACGGCGACTGACCGCCGCCTCGTCGCCCCGTTGCGAGCCCCGCGAAATCCATTCGCGGGGCTCGCTTGCTTCCGGCCGGAGGGTGTTGTATCTTTCCAGCCGGATGAACGGATAGATGAGTGTCTCCGCCCCCGCGATCTTCGATCGCATGTCGGCCCTGGCCGATGCCACACGCAGCCGGCTGCTGCTGGTGCTGGAGCGGCACGAGCTGACGGTGGGCGAGCTGTGCCAGGTGCTTCAGCTTCCGCAGAGCACCGTCAGCCGGCACCTGAAGCTGCTGGGCGACGAGGGATGGGTGAGCGCGCGCGCCGAGGGCACCAGCCGCCGATACCGGATGCCCGCCGACCGGCTGGATGCCGACGCCCGCCAGCTCTGGCAGATCGTCCGCCGCGAGGTGGCCGAGCTGGCCGGGGCAGCGCAAGACGCGGAACGGCTGCGGAGCGTCCTGGCCCAGCGCAGCACCCGGTCGCGCGAGTTCTTCTCCTCCGCCGCGGGCGAGTGGGACCGGCTGCGGGCGGACCTGTTCGGCCGGCGCGCGGACCTGCTGGGGCTGCTGGGCCTGGTGGACGAGGCGTGGACGGTGGGCGATCTGGGATGCGGAACGGGGCAGATGGCGGCCTCCCTCGCCCCGTTCGTCGCCCGGGTGATCGCGGTCGACGGCTCGCCGGCCATGCTGGAGGCCGCCCGCGCGCGCCTGGCCGGGACCGCCAACGTGGAGGTGCGCGAGGGCGAGCTGGAATCGCTGCCCATCGAGCCCGGCACGCTGGACGCGGCGGTGGCGTTCCTGGTGCTGCACTACGTCGCGGAGCCCGCGGACGCCCTGGCCCAGGCCGCCCGCGCGCTGAAGCCCGGTGGCCGGCTGCTGGTGGTAGACATGATGCCGCACGACCGCGAGGAGTACCGCCAGGCGATGGGGCACGTG from Longimicrobium sp. encodes:
- a CDS encoding PCYCGC motif-containing (lipo)protein, yielding NGRETLSSMLTLILRSPMPIRSSTLRAFRSAPAMLAAMLLCALVPDAARAQDHAHHQGQAAQARGHHPAPREGISGQGVLSAEVVPSSARDAYTIAARIPSILDALYCHCDCHDRDELRSLLECFENRMATTCGICQNEARMAGEMHADGKSLEEIRKAIDDRYGD
- a CDS encoding metalloregulator ArsR/SmtB family transcription factor — its product is MSVSAPAIFDRMSALADATRSRLLLVLERHELTVGELCQVLQLPQSTVSRHLKLLGDEGWVSARAEGTSRRYRMPADRLDADARQLWQIVRREVAELAGAAQDAERLRSVLAQRSTRSREFFSSAAGEWDRLRADLFGRRADLLGLLGLVDEAWTVGDLGCGTGQMAASLAPFVARVIAVDGSPAMLEAARARLAGTANVEVREGELESLPIEPGTLDAAVAFLVLHYVAEPADALAQAARALKPGGRLLVVDMMPHDREEYRQAMGHVWQGFELERLGGWMADTGLTAFRYVPLPPDPAAKGPTLFAASARRSA